In Deinococcus ficus, a single window of DNA contains:
- a CDS encoding SMI1/KNR4 family protein codes for MRQDEVFQRVRDAADETPVTPPLPTAEDVRAAQEALGVTFPPSYAACLQELSTLSVGRYELLLPKSEWPYLNLLPKVSELRTIGLPTTFVPFVIDNGDAFCFDVRSPGPEYAVVLWAHDDGTVIEHFPDFLSWVEERWLPTAQHVDDDEDE; via the coding sequence GTGCGCCAGGATGAGGTCTTTCAGAGGGTGCGGGACGCCGCAGATGAAACACCAGTCACGCCTCCGCTCCCCACCGCTGAGGACGTACGAGCCGCGCAAGAGGCGCTCGGCGTCACCTTCCCACCCTCGTACGCAGCGTGTCTCCAGGAACTGTCCACGCTGTCCGTTGGCCGGTACGAACTCCTGCTCCCGAAGTCCGAGTGGCCGTACCTCAACCTGCTGCCGAAGGTGAGCGAGCTCCGCACGATCGGCCTGCCCACGACGTTTGTGCCATTCGTGATCGACAATGGGGATGCGTTCTGCTTCGACGTCCGTTCGCCGGGGCCGGAGTATGCGGTGGTGTTGTGGGCTCACGATGATGGGACCGTCATCGAGCACTTTCCAGACTTCCTGTCCTGGGTCGAGGAGCGATGGCTCCCGACAGCGCAGCACGTCGACGATGACGAAGATGAGTGA
- a CDS encoding RraA family protein, whose amino-acid sequence MTPTLLTAADFHTLSPCALADVLSQEHVMDFGLRPLWAPMPRVAGPAYPVQCAPGDNLMLHAAIHRAPPGAVIVVEAGDTTFAVAGGNVCAVAQRRGIAGFVVDGVIRDLAEMRAIGFPVFARGLSPIPGRKAGPGLLNAPVRCGGIPVNPGDMIVADEEGIVAVPGERLSEVWAAARKKADRDAATPLDVWEAEHRARIEQLLQAAGEPVAP is encoded by the coding sequence ATGACACCCACCCTGCTCACGGCCGCCGACTTCCACACCCTTTCGCCCTGTGCCCTGGCCGATGTGCTCTCCCAGGAGCACGTCATGGACTTCGGCCTCCGCCCCCTCTGGGCGCCGATGCCCCGCGTGGCCGGACCCGCGTACCCCGTGCAGTGCGCACCGGGCGACAACCTGATGCTGCACGCCGCCATCCACCGCGCCCCGCCCGGCGCCGTGATCGTCGTCGAAGCCGGGGACACCACCTTCGCGGTCGCCGGCGGGAACGTCTGCGCGGTGGCGCAGCGGCGCGGCATCGCGGGCTTCGTCGTGGACGGCGTGATCCGCGACCTGGCCGAGATGCGGGCGATCGGCTTCCCGGTGTTCGCGCGGGGCCTGAGTCCGATTCCTGGCCGGAAGGCGGGCCCTGGACTGCTGAATGCCCCCGTGCGGTGCGGCGGCATTCCGGTCAACCCGGGGGACATGATCGTCGCGGACGAGGAAGGCATCGTCGCGGTCCCGGGGGAGCGGTTGAGCGAGGTGTGGGCGGCCGCGCGGAAGAAAGCGGATCGGGACGCGGCGACCCCCCTGGACGTCTGGGAGGCCGAGCACCGGGCGCGGATCGAGCAGCTCCTGCAGGCCGCGGGCGAGCCCGTAGCCCCGTAA
- a CDS encoding DNA-3-methyladenine glycosylase 2 family protein, which translates to MSAPLHRELMLDRMLAADRAYDGRFITGVVSTGIYCLPSCRARKPKPENVVFHFTPGQARAAGLRACLRCRPDDFYADVHRDEARVEALMALIDASPAAVRNVRDLARLADVSPSKLHDLFRMHLHTTPVEWLARQRVAHAQRLLMTTARTAAEIAFDVGFESLSAFGEQFRRWSALTPHAYRRLPHTQAIRLTLPPGYPTAALLRDLGRDPASLTDRVDGQRYTAAVRLTSGAVVIQVDFTPGTATCTVLSPQSLEGLNWAELHGMLLRRLGLTTDPSRFEAHVTAASDLAPLLSGGHGLRTPLIADLFDGLLWAIVGQQVNFPFACTLRRRITERAGELVMDGLFAPPTPDAVLALTDADLVGLGLTRARAGYLRHAARQVVDGQLPLTALATGTATRAERTLLAQNGIGPWSAHYVMLRVFGFQDCVPLGDTALATALQRHFALPSRPDRAQTTELMARFAPYRSLATLHFWRHFQSTKETSHDHVPPARLHPRPSLPVAASG; encoded by the coding sequence ATGTCTGCGCCCCTTCACCGCGAGCTGATGCTCGACCGCATGCTCGCGGCCGACCGCGCCTACGACGGCCGCTTCATCACCGGGGTCGTCAGCACGGGCATCTACTGCCTGCCGTCCTGCCGCGCCCGCAAACCCAAACCCGAGAACGTCGTCTTTCACTTCACACCCGGCCAGGCCCGGGCCGCGGGCCTGAGGGCCTGCCTGCGCTGCCGGCCGGACGACTTCTACGCCGACGTGCACCGCGACGAAGCCCGCGTCGAAGCGCTGATGGCCCTGATCGATGCCTCCCCCGCGGCCGTGCGGAACGTCCGGGACCTCGCCCGCCTGGCGGACGTCAGCCCCAGCAAACTGCATGACCTGTTCCGCATGCACCTGCACACCACGCCCGTGGAATGGCTTGCCCGGCAGCGGGTCGCGCACGCGCAGCGGCTGCTCATGACCACCGCCCGCACCGCCGCGGAGATCGCCTTCGACGTCGGCTTCGAGAGCCTCTCGGCGTTCGGTGAGCAGTTCCGCCGCTGGAGTGCCCTGACCCCCCACGCCTACCGCCGCCTGCCGCACACCCAGGCCATCCGCCTGACGCTTCCCCCTGGGTACCCCACGGCCGCCCTCCTCCGGGACCTGGGCCGCGACCCGGCCAGTCTCACCGACCGGGTGGACGGTCAGCGGTACACGGCCGCCGTGCGCCTGACGTCCGGCGCCGTGGTCATCCAGGTGGACTTCACGCCCGGCACGGCCACCTGCACCGTCCTCTCTCCTCAGTCTCTCGAAGGACTGAACTGGGCCGAGTTGCACGGGATGCTCCTGCGCCGCCTGGGCCTGACCACCGACCCCAGCCGCTTCGAGGCGCACGTGACCGCCGCCTCCGATCTCGCCCCCCTGCTCAGCGGCGGGCACGGCCTCCGCACGCCCCTGATCGCCGACCTCTTCGACGGCCTGCTGTGGGCGATCGTGGGCCAGCAGGTGAACTTCCCCTTCGCCTGCACCCTGCGCCGAAGGATCACCGAACGCGCCGGGGAGCTGGTGATGGATGGCCTGTTCGCGCCGCCGACCCCCGATGCCGTCCTGGCCCTGACCGACGCGGACCTGGTCGGGCTGGGCCTGACCCGCGCCCGCGCCGGATACCTCCGCCACGCCGCGCGACAGGTCGTGGACGGCCAGCTGCCCCTGACTGCCCTGGCCACCGGCACGGCCACCCGCGCCGAACGCACCCTGCTGGCCCAAAACGGCATCGGCCCCTGGTCAGCGCACTACGTGATGCTCCGCGTGTTCGGCTTTCAGGACTGCGTGCCGCTCGGCGACACCGCCCTCGCCACTGCCCTGCAGCGGCACTTCGCCCTTCCAAGCCGGCCGGACCGGGCGCAGACCACCGAGCTCATGGCCCGCTTTGCCCCCTACCGCAGCCTGGCCACCCTTCACTTCTGGCGTCACTTCCAGTCCACCAAGGAGACCTCCCATGACCACGTCCCCCCAGCCCGCCTCCACCCTCGCCCATCACTTCCGGTCGCTGCATCAGGCTGA
- a CDS encoding roadblock/LC7 domain-containing protein has product MTHPSLALYGEAYARVDTFIKTLLDETGIRYAILIDRKGFILSHCESPWAPRPPEMAGIATLVASNFAATGTLADLLGEEEFTEQIQQGKNGTLYVDAVGSEALLALIFDTSVPLSKVKMHSKQAIRRVSEILLQLKNLPVPELDDDFSEGALGMLDDLLG; this is encoded by the coding sequence ATGACGCATCCATCCCTGGCCCTGTACGGCGAGGCTTACGCCCGGGTCGACACGTTCATCAAGACCCTCCTCGACGAGACCGGGATCAGGTACGCCATCTTGATCGACCGCAAGGGCTTCATCCTCTCGCACTGCGAAAGCCCCTGGGCGCCCCGCCCGCCGGAAATGGCCGGGATCGCCACGCTCGTCGCGAGCAACTTCGCGGCGACCGGCACGCTCGCGGACCTGCTCGGCGAGGAGGAGTTCACCGAGCAGATTCAGCAGGGCAAGAACGGCACCCTGTACGTGGATGCGGTCGGGAGTGAGGCGCTCCTGGCGCTGATCTTCGACACGAGCGTGCCGCTGTCGAAGGTCAAGATGCACTCCAAGCAGGCGATCCGGCGCGTGTCGGAGATCCTGCTGCAGCTCAAGAACCTCCCGGTGCCCGAGCTGGACGACGATTTTTCCGAAGGCGCTCTGGGTATGCTGGACGACCTGCTCGGGTGA
- a CDS encoding GTP-binding protein — MSQINFALREISCKVVYYGPGMGGKTSNLKHVHAKVPEDLRGKLISVETEDERTLFFDFLPLDLGTVKGFKTRFHLYTVPGQTFYNASRKLVLRGVDGVVFVADSSPHRLRANAESMRNLRENLKAHGIDPDTLPMVIQINKRDVPGALPTDMIRAVIDPDKRYITFEAQASAGLGVFETLRDISRLVLERLKGHGAKGGPAAKQA, encoded by the coding sequence ATGAGCCAAATCAACTTCGCACTCCGCGAAATCAGCTGCAAGGTCGTGTATTACGGCCCCGGCATGGGCGGAAAGACCAGCAACCTCAAGCACGTGCACGCCAAGGTCCCCGAGGACCTGCGCGGCAAGCTCATCTCCGTCGAGACCGAGGATGAACGCACGCTGTTCTTCGACTTCCTCCCTCTGGACCTCGGGACTGTCAAGGGCTTCAAGACGCGCTTTCACCTGTACACCGTGCCCGGACAGACGTTCTACAACGCCAGCCGCAAACTGGTGTTGCGCGGCGTGGACGGCGTGGTGTTCGTCGCGGACTCGTCCCCGCACCGCCTGCGCGCCAACGCGGAGAGCATGCGCAACCTCCGCGAGAACCTCAAGGCGCACGGCATCGACCCGGACACCCTCCCGATGGTCATTCAGATCAACAAGCGGGACGTGCCGGGCGCCCTGCCCACCGACATGATCCGCGCCGTGATCGACCCGGACAAGCGCTACATCACCTTCGAGGCGCAGGCGTCAGCCGGGCTGGGCGTGTTCGAGACCCTCCGCGACATCAGCCGCCTGGTCCTCGAACGCCTCAAAGGCCACGGCGCCAAGGGCGGACCGGCCGCGAAACAGGCTTGA
- a CDS encoding DUF4326 domain-containing protein encodes MTHRLLGTVEIGNVRTLVKERGKTYVYVGRGRAPDGLEHAHLGNPFVVGAGYAQGEAAAAFLPWLRTEYRRGAVIRRTLEDLARRVRAGEHLVLVCWCAPRPCHAEHLRSAVLGLAAQD; translated from the coding sequence ATGACTCACCGCCTGCTGGGCACCGTCGAGATCGGCAATGTCAGGACCCTCGTGAAGGAACGCGGGAAGACCTACGTGTACGTGGGCCGGGGCCGCGCACCGGACGGCCTGGAGCACGCGCACCTTGGCAACCCGTTCGTGGTCGGTGCAGGGTACGCGCAGGGGGAAGCGGCCGCCGCGTTCCTGCCGTGGCTGCGGACCGAGTACCGCCGCGGCGCGGTCATCCGGCGCACCCTTGAGGACCTCGCGCGGCGCGTGCGGGCCGGGGAGCACCTGGTGCTGGTCTGCTGGTGCGCCCCGCGGCCCTGCCACGCCGAGCACCTCCGGTCAGCCGTGCTGGGCCTCGCCGCGCAGGACTGA
- a CDS encoding isocitrate lyase/PEP mutase family protein: MTTSPQPASTLAHHFRSLHQAERGFLLPNAWDSASARVFQAAGYPAVGTTSAGIAYARGRQDGQSLTREEMCREVEAIVRAVTVPVNADIEAGYGDSPADVARTVTAFLTAGAVGLNLEDATGDRGQPLYTLDDQQRRLAAARTAADAAGVTAYLNARTDTYLTAFGATEAERLAETVRRGRAYLNAGADCIFVPLVTDPGTIRTLAAELGAVNVMALPGGPAVGDLLDAGASRVSLGQSAMLATLGLTARIARELQETGTSPSMQASFYGFAEAEQLFSPV; this comes from the coding sequence ATGACCACGTCCCCCCAGCCCGCCTCCACCCTCGCCCATCACTTCCGGTCGCTGCATCAGGCTGAACGCGGCTTCCTCCTCCCGAACGCCTGGGACAGCGCCAGCGCCCGGGTCTTCCAGGCCGCCGGGTACCCCGCCGTCGGCACCACCAGCGCCGGCATCGCCTACGCGCGCGGCCGGCAGGACGGGCAGTCCCTGACCCGCGAGGAGATGTGCCGGGAAGTGGAGGCGATCGTCCGCGCCGTGACCGTCCCCGTGAACGCCGATATCGAGGCCGGGTACGGCGACTCCCCGGCCGACGTGGCCCGCACTGTCACGGCCTTCCTCACCGCAGGCGCCGTCGGCCTGAACCTGGAAGACGCCACCGGGGACCGCGGGCAGCCCCTCTACACCCTGGACGACCAGCAGCGCCGCCTGGCCGCCGCCCGGACCGCCGCGGACGCCGCGGGCGTCACCGCGTACCTCAACGCCCGCACCGACACGTACCTCACCGCGTTCGGGGCGACCGAGGCCGAGCGCCTGGCCGAGACCGTCCGGCGCGGCCGGGCGTACCTGAACGCCGGCGCGGACTGCATCTTCGTGCCCCTCGTGACCGACCCCGGCACCATCCGCACCCTGGCCGCCGAACTCGGGGCGGTGAACGTGATGGCGCTGCCCGGCGGCCCCGCGGTCGGGGATCTGCTGGACGCCGGCGCATCGCGGGTGAGCCTGGGACAGAGCGCCATGCTCGCCACGCTGGGCCTCACCGCCCGGATCGCCCGGGAACTCCAGGAGACCGGAACCTCCCCGTCGATGCAGGCGAGCTTCTACGGGTTCGCCGAGGCGGAACAGCTGTTCAGCCCCGTGTGA